From the Haliaeetus albicilla chromosome 6, bHalAlb1.1, whole genome shotgun sequence genome, the window GGCGAGCGTTGTGACCCAAATCTGGCGAGAGAGTGAATAAATGCCTAGTGTTCAGCTGCTCTTTGGACAATAGCCCCCAGCCTCCCTGTTCACTTTCCCAGAAGTGACCAACTTTCCCTAGGCCAGCGTGCAATTTGTGGAAGGATAGGAAGAGAGGCAAAACCCGTCATGATTTGAGAGATGTGCAACAGGTTAGCCTGGAAAACAGATGGGATGCATGCTTTAGGTGACTGGGCTTAGCAAAGGCATGGGGCATTCGCAGGCTTTACAGTTGTGCCTGCTTTCAACCTCTTTTGATGTCCTTGAGCATGGATGGGTGCATGGAGCATGCATTCACACACAAGGAAGACGAGCAATGAAAACTCTGAACACGGAGACTGTGTTCACGGATAGCAGGAACGGACTGCATTCTGCATCCATTGACCCAGTGCACCTAAGAAAAAACTGGTGGGAGGTCTATGTGCTTGTTCACCCATTTCTGTGGTCCATGTCACAAAAAGGTAGTCTTTGGTTTTGTGCATATTTGTTCCAGCAGCAAACCACAGCCAAAAGGAAGAAGCACTAATGATGCTCATGACACATCTCTCTAATAATTTCTGTCCCTAATGATATGCCTTAACTTTGAGTGTCGAAAGCCACACTGGCTTTTCTACTAAGCCAGTTCTAGCCTCTGCTGCCTTTGGTCCTTCATGTGGGACACAGGGACATACATGCCTTCGCCACAAGCCTCAGTCTAAGAAGACAGGAGAGGATCACAAGTGGAAATGCTGTACCAGTGATGGAGAGCACTAAAAAAGATTCTCTAGGCTACTGTGCAACCTTAGAAACTGTCACAGCTTGAAGTACTGCTGTTGCAACCCAAACCATGCACCTTTTCCCCATCTCAAATGCCCACATGGACAATGACCAGGTGATTGCTATACTCAGCTTGCCAAAGCGTCTTGAGATCcttcaagaaaaataagtacCTGAAATTCTGCAGTTATTCTGGAATGCAGGCTGTGTAGCTCAACCCCTGTACCAAACACAGTGGGTTTAAATACAAGCAAGCTAAACTACAGATACTCTAGGCTTTACTGTATCAGGTCTCTTAGCCAATGTTTCTCTGTGCATGTGCACCACATCAGTTTTCCCATTAACGTGTATTAAGTAGAAGGAAGTCATCATCCCTTCCCAAGTATGATTTAATAAGTTCAAATCCAGGAGCTGACCTAGACTACATCCAGTGCTAAAGAATCACTTGCCAGCCAGCCATGCAAGCTGCGTCTTAATCTCCTCTCTTCTGTGCTGCTATTTGTTTCGgggctttgggtttgtttggctGTTTTTTTTACATGGATAGATTAAATTTCATGCCAACCCACTTTATCATTCAAACATGTtacagaggaagagaagggaagaaagaggaaatcaGGAACAAATGACCAGCAGAAAATGGCATTAGAAGGCTTAGCGAAGAGTCTGATCTTTCACCATCCACACTGTCCTGTTCCTACACATCAGCAGCACTCTCTAAAGCAAGAAAGCCTCTAccacagggaaaggaaaagtgcTTTTTTAGCTGTCACTGTCTATGGAAACTCATCAAAGAAAATATGCCAGAGCCCTAGAGTCAGGAAGTCCCAAGGCTACCAAGGTTCTCCTCCCCAAAAAACTGCATTCACCAATCCATGCCCAAAGCTCTTGCCACATATTTTCTCCCACTCCATGGCTGTGTAGGTGACCTGATGAAacttttctctgtgctgcccACCAGCTAGCAACAAGAGCTCTGGGCTAGTGCCGGGCTCAGAAAATGCCTTGCATGTGCCCTCCCTTGCTTAGAAGGTCACAGACCTGGTAATTCTCAGTAACACCCTCCTGGCACTTGCAACATGCAGAGGCAGATGTAGAAGAAAgcagtctgaaaaaaagagcCGTAGCCTTTCACTGTCCCTGCTTTCAAGGCTTGTTTTGTCCCTGATGTTCACCTACTCCCCACCTGAGTAGAGACACAGCTCAGTGACACTGAATTCCCTTTCTCAACACCCGTATTCCTGATCCTCACCAGCACATCTTGCCTTACTCGCGAGCAGAACTGTAACAAGGGCACGGTGGGGGAACCCCTGCTTTGCTGGCATCAGGAGAACAAGCTGCAGGCAGGATGGCCAGCAGCACTTGGAAGAAGCACAGAGAGAAGGGCAACTCAGTCATCGAGATACCTCAcaacagctctgctccaggccTCCCTTTAACAGAGGCCATAAGAGTTAACAGGAGGATCTGTTGGGTTTGCTCTGAAGTGAACATGTGAAAGGGATCTGCTTCCTCAGTCTTCCCTACCCTCTGTCTTAGAAACATTCAAGACCCTCGTAAGAGAATCTGCTGAATCATTCTGGGTGCACTTTGTGTTggcacacacacgcacagacTCATCCAGTTCCTCACAAACCAGCAGCACCATGGCTGGGAAGATCCCAGTTAGAGTGCAGGCACAGAAAGGCACTTGCATGCCTAAAGTAGATGAAGCCAGGATTGCTTCCAAGAGAAATCCAGTAACCTGCAAAAACTTTCAAAAGTATTTGATGAAACCAGAAATTTATCATTAAAATTCCCCCAATATCTTTccttttggggggaggggaataaaaaaatttcagtttgatttCCTCTGCCCAGTACCAAATCAATCACCCAGTTAACTTGGCCCTGGGTGTCATCTGAGGCTACCCTGATTTGAGGTTCTCTTCATGAGGACCTAAACATTGACATAAGGAGCATTGATCTCCTGAGCATCCCACATCCTCCTGGGGAAGCCAGGCAGTCTTGGACAGGGCACCGCCTGGGAGACTGGCTTCTGCTGGAAACTCTGTGTTCTGGCAAGAGTTAATTGAAGTACATGCGTCTgggtaattttatttttttttcgtTCAGATGAATCAGCAAATTCAAGTCCTAAAGCTGTGTAAGTTAAAAAAACTTCTGGCAGTCTACAGACCAGATTtcccaaatgttttaaattgaGCTCTCATCTACACCAATCTCTAAAAAGATGTCCACTTCTAAAGTCTTAAGCATCCTCTTATCGTTATTTCTCTGTCTCAGCACTCAAATGTACAGTTAATGCTTGTGCTAGAGCAAGTTTCCTTCTGATATTCTTTGGTAGAAAGTGATATAACCGATAGGTACTGACATTTAAAGTAACATCCGTGGCACCCACTGTGGTGGATTATCCCTACCACACAGCTGGAGTTGAAGGCTGTCAGCAAACTCAAGCATTTCACTAGTGATTTCCACTTACAACTATAATAGCTTGAacctttgtttgctttttaatgatAAATAGTCACTGTGGAGCACTACCAAGTCATCTAACTGGTATTATTCTTGGCTAGATATTTGTATTGCAGCAATGCCTCACTAGGTACAATTTACAGCATTATAGTAAAACTCCAGCATACTAGGTGTTGCACAAACCTAGTAAACTATCCTGTATCCTAGGAAGTTCTGCTCTAGTTCAATAGACAGAGATGTGCAGAAGAATGACATTAAGGGGCAAGCCAGTGGCAAGAAATGGATAGTATAGTAGAATACTGACAGGGCTATCATGGGAATAAAATGCAAGGATGCTATTAATGTCACATCAAGGTTGCACaatcaaaagatgaaaaatgcaaacattaagATTCCTACGACAACTTTCAAAAAATGGCAATGCAGTCATCTCATTTACTGTAAGGCCTATAGCTGAAAACACATTTACAGGAGTATTTTAAACTAGGTGTTGAAAATACCAAGGAATGAGAACATGATGCATGTGCAGCAGGGCTGAATTACCACTGCTGTTGGATCTGtacatttctggttttaataagCATCCTCAGAATATCTGGGGGATTTTAGAGAAGAAGCAGTGAAAATGAAACACggagagaaaaatgcaaaatctttAGCAAAACATCGGGTTGCCCTAACTAATAATAATCTTCTGCTAGCAGCTGTTGATACAGACTAAGAAACGTGTGCTTCCCAGTCCCCTTATGGCCTGGAAGTGTGAATGCTCAGACGCTGACATTTCCCATGCTCTGTCTATGGGGATCAGCACCTTTGTTAACTTCCTGAGTTTCCCCCATCAAACTTACTCAAAAGCCCAGGAAAGTCAGTGAGGACCTTCCTGGTGCCTGGTTTAGATTTTGAATCTGGAATGAACATGCCATGTTTCAGATTGGAAAACCAATACGTGAGCAAAGCTaggctgttttaaaaaacattttcccacAACACTCAAAGCAGCAAAGGATCTCCCCCACCgaatgacagaaaataaaactcacCTTTGTCTGGAGAAGTACAGACCTTGCAAGCCTGGGAAACTGTACCTTCAAGGGTAATGCGTCAGACTATTatgaatgagaaaaacaagGCTATAGGATCAGGGTTCACTACCAAACTGGCTGGCCTAAAAGCACGCAGGTCCTGGTTGCACGGTCGCTGCTTACTGCCAGTCATATCAAGGATGAATATAAACAGCCAAATTCATCGTAGTTACAGAAatagggggtggggggaagtagCAGCAGGCAGTAAGAAGTCCTTTTTTTATATGAATAAAGTTTTATTGAATTTTAGACAAttagaaagaacaaagaaagaggAGCAAACAGTCTCATGGAGTGTAGGAACCAGAAGAACTCTCCCAGTAGAGGAGGGGGGCTGCTGAGGGCAGTGTTCCCCTAAATGTCACACAGGGGTTAtacaaaagcagagagaaagtgTCTGGGCTTTTCTTTGATTGTAGGTTcgggtttttgtttggttttttttttcctcccacattAGTGTTTCTAAAGCTACTCTTCTTCCCCCGTCAGTCCTACCACCCAGCAGCAAAGCGAGCAGACAGGCAGGAAAGAGGACTGCTCCGGTGAAATGTGcgtacacacacagagcaactgctgcctgcactgctgggggggttTGCACCCATTCTGGATGGAGTTGTGtagaaggggaagggagggagattggaatttttttttctcctttttcttttctattttaagcaAAGAAGGCACAAAATCTCAGCCAACCTTCAAACCTAGTGCTGCCTAGGAGCCCCCAACCTCCCCAAAAGCCAGTGTGTCCATGTAGGAACCCAGCCCTCACCTCTCCCCACCTCTTCCTCAGAGTCTGTGCTTGCATTTGAAAAGTACCGCTCAGGCAGAAGGCCCTGCACAAGGTTTGTGCACTGCTAGGGAAAATGAAGCCGTGCAGGGACAAGGAAAGCAGGGATGAGGAAGAGTCTGTTGGCTTAAACAGACCCTTTTTCCAATGTGAGACCTATGGAAAGTCACCTGCAACTCCCCACATTGCTTTTCCAAGAGCAGACCTGTGAGGGCTCTGGTGCTTTTTTGGAGGTGACCGCTGCCTTTGCGTGTGCAAGGGTTGGTGTTATGCAGGAGGGCCAAGACACCCATCCAGGCATAGCCCCTTTGAGCCAGTGCCCTCTAGGAGGGTAAGACACAACCCCTCAGTCCAGCCCTCCAAATGGCACCAGGTTCCTTCAGTGGTTTCAACTCTTGGCTTTGATTAAGGCTATTTAGTTGCAATAGAAAAAGGATAGGTGCCAGCCACAACCACCTCCCTGGCTGCGAGGAGATGGCAGAGCCACCGGCAGATGCCACCAGTACCCAGCCCTGGGACATTGAGGGAAGTAGGGGAGGCAGGGAGATAACACGTGGGCTTCCACAGGGTTACCCCCTCCATTAAGCCCCTACTTTCACTCTTTCTAAGGAAAGGGATTTGGAAACAAATCCTGCCAACCTCAGTGTCTGGGAAGTCTGCGTGCGTGGGAGAGTAGGAATGAAAACTGATGCCTCTATGTAAGGTCCCCAAGCCCAACACATGCCCTGCCACGCCGGCCAGCCCTGGATAGCCTGTTAAGGAAAACCCACCATGCAAACACCAAAGCTGTAGGGTTTGAAGCCACTTGCCCCGAAGCAGAGCAGCCCAGGGGCAGCAGGCTCCTCTGgacctgcctgctgctctgccacACTACCGtgtttcctctctgcctcctgAATAAACCCAGCAACACCCCAAAAAGCCCTACACCCTCACCCTGCACACAGCATCTCGGGCAATGGACAGCTGCGTCCTCCACAGCCACGAACAGGGCTCTGCCGGCACCCCGAACTAGTGCGGGGAAAAACACCCATCCTGAGTAAgacctgtgtgtgtgtctgcgtGCGtgttggggtgggggaaagaaCTGCAAAAAATAACGACAAACTCTCCTTGGTCCATGCCCTCGCCCCAGCCATCCCCTCGGCCGGGCTGGTGGCTGTGCCTTCATCTCGCCCCTCCAGCCCGGCCCTGGCGCACTGCCCTCCTTCGTCTTTGAGGGGGCTGGGGCCGCCGTGTTGAGGCATCCCCTGCCTCAACACCCCTCCCGGCtcagccctccctgccccgACGCAGGCTGTGATCCTCttggaaataaaacagcaacaacaaggggggaaaaaaaaaaataatatatatatatatatctcccCAAACCTCCCTGAAAGACCCAAATGGACGGAATCGACCCCCAACAAAACtgacaagaaacaaaagcaaaattccccccccgccccaaggTCAGGGCTGGGCGCACGTCCCAGCCGGGGCCCAGCAGCCGGGGAGCACGTCCCgacccccctgctcccccaagCCTTGGCACATCTGCGGCATCCACCGGCGCGAGGAGCCCCAACAgccagggtggggaggggataCGACATGGCCGATGCTGTCCCACCGGCCATCAGCGGCCTCGGAAGGGGAGGACGGGGGGGAGAGGCGAGTGTGTGTGTCCCCCGCCACCTCGCCGCCTTTCAGGAAGGAGTAGGGTCTCTTCGCCCCACCGGGTACGAGAGGCCCCTTTCTCGGCTCGTGGCCTCTGTCACGGCCCTACACGAGGGAACCGGCCCGACTCTGGGCCGGCACCATGACGGGGACAGCCCCAATCCTCTCCAGCGTGGCCTGGCTGACGGCGTAGGAGCGGGTGTGAGGCAGCCGCGGCTTCCTACTGACCGAGCCGTTGCTCCGGATCACCTCCTGAGGGGACGGCGCCGTGCTGGCCGTCACCACCAGCGTCTTAGGGGGAGCCGGGGACGGGTGGCCGCCGTTGGCGTAGACGGGGCGGGTGCTCGTGCTCCCCGAGCGGGAGAAAGGGGGCTGGTGGGCATCGTTGCTGTTGCTGAAGCGGGTGAAGGAGTCTGTGGCGTGGTTGGCTTTGGGGTCGTTCCAGTAGCGGCTGTTGTAGGTGTTGGAGGAGGTCAGCGTGTCGTTCTCCGATGAGGACGCGTCGGCGTGGAATGTCTTTGCGGCGGAGGAGCATTTGGGTGGCAGGTCATCCTCCCTGGGAAGGAGAGGGTGTGAGGGCACACGGAGGATGCTGCCCCGCTTGCCCAACGCTCCCCACCCCCGGCACACCCTGCTGGGGTCAATGCCATCAATTCAAGGTGAAGGACGGCACCAAAGTGAACCAGCATTGCTCCTTGGCCTGTTTGCTCATCCCTCTTTGCAGGACCCACCTCTATGCACATTAATTGCCTACTGCTGAGGCAAATGACCCATGCTCACGTGTCTAGGGGGCCAAAACCAGTGGTTGTCACAGCCACTAGTACTTTGCAGGCAGTCGGTATGGCTGTACAACCAATGAAGCTGACCCTCAGGGGAACTGTAGGAAGCTACCAGAGGGAAACACTGGCTGTAATACCAAAGAAGATCACAGTTGTATCTCCAGAACTTTGCAGCTATCACTGTCTGGTATTGTGGGTCGGGATTCCCACCACATCACTCTCCTACGGAGCTGACAACATCTAGGTCAAAGCTCTCAATAAAGgcaatactgaaaacaaaatctgtcGTCACTGTTCTTCATTTGCTCCCTCCATTTTCTGGACACATATGGATGAATATCTTCTCCTGGTCCAGGGGAACAGACCCAGGATGCTTTTGCTGGGCGATCAGAGGTCCCCTGCCACCAGCTTTCCCTGAACCCTTACCTTATCTCATTGGGaatctcctcctcttcttcttctttgtgtttatttttccagtaaaaCAGTGCCACGGCCACCAACACAATGCAGACGACGAGCACGACGGCGCCTGTGGCCACCGCTCCAGCGATCAGGCCGATACTCCGGGGGTGAGCTGTGGGGACGATTAAACAGAGAATAGAGAAGTAATCAGGGCTGGGCTGTGGCCAACCATGAGCATTTGAAGCTACCGTGGcttgggaggagggaaaggcaaCGTCCCCATTCCAGGGCACAACGATCTTCTGATAGCGAGGCACATGGTGGCTCACAGCAACCATGGTTACACACTTTACTGTCACAAGACAGAAGCAGGCGGCCAAACCTCCCTTGGCAAAATACTTACGTGCAATGACTTGCAGGTCCAGAAGGCAAGTGCTGGTTCCAATGGCATTTGAAGCCACACATTGGTAAAGACCTGAGGACACAGTGCTGATATTTCGGAGGGTGACAGTGCCCTGGACTTGGTCTagtcagagagaaaagaaggattTAAATCCCTCCCCCCCTTGAGGAAAACCGTGAAAAGGCAAAGTcagcaaatacagaattttgGTGTGAGACTCttaagagagaaataaattagGAAATAACCTTGAGATGGAAGCATTGTGcgcgcacacacgcacacacgcaGAGACAAGATTAGGTCTTAAGGAGCTTACACtagatgtttctttttcttctaatagATGAATTTCCATAAATGAAGGCTTGGGACTCTCAGCATTGTGtgagagaagggaggaaagaaaagatgtgCAAATACCTATATCAAGATCTACCCGCTAAATTCAATCCTGCCCTGCAGAACCCCTGCTCTCCCATCCCTGGGCTCCCCACCACCCGCTTGCCAATTGTCCTCATTCCTGAATCATGTAAAACTAGAATGCTTGTGTATTCTTAAAACACAGCAAGATAAAGGGCAAAAGTACAGCTATCACTACTTGGTCAGGACATCTAGACTAAGAAATCTTACGCATGGGACCTGGGGCTGGGCAATACCCAATCTGATCAGAGCCTTGCTTTTACACACATCTGAAAGGCAACTCTGGCAGTAACTTACTGGAGAACAGTGACCTCAGTGTGAGAAGCTGGCATTATTTTCCTGGGATGATTCTGcctcctttctcccagtttcCAATCTATGAGCCTTTAATTTGGTTTAAAAGGCAGGTGAGTCAGCAGCTGAAATCCCCAGCCACATGCCAACATCTGGCAACCGTGTTCTCTCTCTCCCACTCAACCAGACCCTTGTTCCTCAATGAGGAACATGTTTCTGTACCAAAAAACCATGAAAATTTAAGTGGCCACTGGAGGGTACCTAGTCCACCATGGGCTCTAGGAATCTTCGTTCCAATAAAGTGACCATGCAAGTGATGGCAGACACTGAGTGAGCCATGCCACCTCTGGTGGCTCAGACAAAGGAAAGCACAGGCTGCCACCTGGGAAATAAGAGGATAATCAACAGAACGAGCACCTTGTGTGGCAGTTGGGGGCAACTTGGGAACATTGTCCAGTTTCTCCCAGAGGTATGTTGGCCGGGGGATGCCTTCTTCTGAGCTGCAGGTCAGTGTGATATCGCTGCCCACGTCCAGGGACCCCTGGATTCTGCAAAGCGGGGCAGAAGGAGGAACTGcgagagaagaggggaaggtGACAGCAGATCAGGAAATATGACCAAACAGTGGAGCTGTTTCTGCAGGCTCTTTCTGGACACGTGCTGCTGGGGAAAGTAAGGACGCTGGCATAAGCTGACAAGGGGACAAGAGGGATGCAGCAGACAAGAACCCATTAAGGTTTGGGGGGTGACAATTCACAAAGATTCCTGACCCACCAGCCCATCAGGGTTACAGAGTACTGCTGACTTTCACAGGACCCAGTTCTTTTAGATCCCTCCatagagaaaaagaaggtgaaCATTTCTGTCTTTGAGGCAGCAAGGGTGGTGAGAGCTAACAGAGCTGCAGACAGAATTTGCTGTGGTTGGGTTTTGCTTTCATATCCCCCTAATGGCGCACACTCTGGAGTATTTAACATCCTAGGGAGCATCCAGTACTAATTGCTTTCATGAAAACGAAACAAAGATCTAAAGTCATTCTCTTCTTCTGTTGCTATGCACAAAACTCTTATGGTCCCTTCAGCTCTCCAGGCTGCCCTTGTACTTTAGTTATGCTTCTTTGCAACTCCGCATCACAACGCTGCCACAAAAGCTTTCTCTCCACCGTATTTTAAAACTCCATTATATGTTACCTGGACATGAAGGCTACGTGCCCTACAAGCTCCCACAATATCCACAAGGCAGCCCATCCCTCACCACACAATGTCCATGGGCTCTAATGCATATGCTACCATATTGCTGTGCTATCATACTATCATACACAGAGGATCCCCTTGTCCCtgttcctcccctctcccccacaATACCAATAAACACACCCAAGACAGTAAGTCCAATGACTCCAATATTCCTGACGCCTCGGTCGGGAAGATTGTTGACCAAACACTGGTACGTGCCAGTATCCGATAGCTGAGTGTTGTTGATGAAGATGGAGGCACTGGTGGTTGGCATTGTCACAGCAAATCCTACTCGCCCATAGAACTGGGGTGCACCACCAAAGATCTGACCCCCTTGGTAGAGAATAacctggaaaagaaaggaaggatcaAACAACGCTCTGCAGGAGCTGAGCAAGGAGGAAGAACAGCAAGCAAAACATGAGCTTCCAGAGCCAAAAGGACCAGTTCCTAAAAGACCTCTAAATAACCAGACCTCAATATGCGGTTGTCCCAGGCAGACCCATCCTAGCAGaggtgttttctttaaaagaggaACACACTCTGTAGCCTATTTTATGTCAATAAAAACGTTCATGAAGGTAACAGAGCAGATAGATACCCAAGTCTTCTGTTCTCACAACTGAATACCAAAAGTGATGGGGGCAGTGTGACCCAAGACCAATGCATTTCAAAGCAAGGACATTCTTCTGCTGTCAGAGTATGTGGGCAAAAACGAGGCCAGCAGATCTCAGGTTGTAATTCTTGTACCCACCATGATAGACTCTCATTTGCTAATGTTCACGAGAATGGACTTTCATAAGCAACAGACAGTGAAAAAGCAAGAAGGGAAGTAAAAGGGGACACGAGTCTATGCGAGGCCATATGTTATGGCACATTTTACATAGATTTCACAGGTTTAAGCCTGCAGCTGCTCCCAGGTCCTCCAAATCTCATATCCAGTGCACCAAAACCTGCATTACATCTCCTGCGCCCTTTTGAACACACAAACCACCAGAGGTCCAGGGCAGCAATACAGTACCACATACACCTGCCCCCATTGCACATCCAGCCAAAGACACAACGTGCATCAGTTAACAAAGCACTGAAGATCCAGAGGGCATGTTCAGCAATGAAGGGACGTTGAAGTTCTGGGACAACCAGCGACTCAGCATTGTAAAGGGTCTACATCCAGATTAGCGAGAAAAGggtgaggaaaaggaaagaccCAAAGAAATACATGCTCCAGTAGGAAAGGACCTACCTGTTGAGGCTGGTTGGCATTAGAAAGAGGAATGACCATCCAGATGACATTAAGGTTAGTGAGAGCAGCGTTAGTGGTGAAGGTGCAGGGCAATACTGCTGTCTGGCCTCGGGCAACCTGGATACTCCCTGAACTGACTGACACCTCCAGAGGACACACCAGACCTGGAAAGAGAAGGACACCCAGTTCAAGCATTTCAAGAGAAGGACACCCAGTTCAAGCACTGCAGGTGGCCCCATACACCTGCAGGTCATGACAGCAGCATCCTGTTGTTACACAATTGTACCTTACCAATTACTTCGGGCTAAAAAGA encodes:
- the IGSF11 gene encoding immunoglobulin superfamily member 11 isoform X2, whose amino-acid sequence is MVIPLSNANQPQQVILYQGGQIFGGAPQFYGRVGFAVTMPTTSASIFINNTQLSDTGTYQCLVNNLPDRGVRNIGVIGLTVLVPPSAPLCRIQGSLDVGSDITLTCSSEEGIPRPTYLWEKLDNVPKLPPTATQDQVQGTVTLRNISTVSSGLYQCVASNAIGTSTCLLDLQVIAPHPRSIGLIAGAVATGAVVLVVCIVLVAVALFYWKNKHKEEEEEEIPNEIREDDLPPKCSSAAKTFHADASSSENDTLTSSNTYNSRYWNDPKANHATDSFTRFSNSNDAHQPPFSRSGSTSTRPVYANGGHPSPAPPKTLVVTASTAPSPQEVIRSNGSVSRKPRLPHTRSYAVSQATLERIGAVPVMVPAQSRAGSLV
- the IGSF11 gene encoding immunoglobulin superfamily member 11 isoform X1 — protein: MTRRRPGGGSGGGGRWVPVALVALLALRGLVCPLEVSVSSGSIQVARGQTAVLPCTFTTNAALTNLNVIWMVIPLSNANQPQQVILYQGGQIFGGAPQFYGRVGFAVTMPTTSASIFINNTQLSDTGTYQCLVNNLPDRGVRNIGVIGLTVLVPPSAPLCRIQGSLDVGSDITLTCSSEEGIPRPTYLWEKLDNVPKLPPTATQDQVQGTVTLRNISTVSSGLYQCVASNAIGTSTCLLDLQVIAPHPRSIGLIAGAVATGAVVLVVCIVLVAVALFYWKNKHKEEEEEEIPNEIREDDLPPKCSSAAKTFHADASSSENDTLTSSNTYNSRYWNDPKANHATDSFTRFSNSNDAHQPPFSRSGSTSTRPVYANGGHPSPAPPKTLVVTASTAPSPQEVIRSNGSVSRKPRLPHTRSYAVSQATLERIGAVPVMVPAQSRAGSLV